A region of Ornithodoros turicata isolate Travis chromosome 5, ASM3712646v1, whole genome shotgun sequence DNA encodes the following proteins:
- the LOC135394708 gene encoding acid ceramidase-like: MIQRKRAFLISGTNSIEAGHWNGFIVLQLFLEMAVLVLLLCCVGVQLSSALGHHGTPQQCQHGLYPPNNSTSVDTFVINLDLPPSERWSELTAAKKSEVVKIHSVLKNLLDSILGDSLLDLIDSKMPRLLNSLPSPFREEIAALSNSSGLPLGEVVLYNVFYEFFTVCTSIVAEDSNGKLYHARNLDFGLFLGWDSRNHTWAMTEALRPTIVNLDFQRSGQTVFKAAGFAGYVGILTALKPNAFSLTVNERFRLDGGYIGIIEWLLGDHSEHWVGFFTRQIMENITDYETAKRTIITTKLLSPAYFILGGNKSGEGVILTKDRSSQTSDVYGLQDTPDRWFVLETNYDHWKTPPSYDDRRNPGMNCMRNMSQQNLGFDGLFNVLSSQPVLNQLTTYTALMEVSTGKLETYIQDCRDPCPLF; this comes from the exons ATGATTCAGAGAAAGCGTGCGTTTCTAATCTCTGGTACAAACTCTATAGAGGCAGGCCACTGGAACGGCTTCATTGTTCTTCAGCTCTTCCTGGAGATGGCAGTGTTAGTGTTGCTCTTGTGCTGTGTTGGGGTGCAGCTGTCATCTGCACTTGGACATCATGGAACA CCCCAACAGTGCCAGCATGGACTATATCCACCTAAcaacag CACAAGTGTTGACACGTTCGTCATCAACCTTGATCTACCACCGAGCGAAAGATGGAGCGAACTGACCGCTGCAAAGAAGTCTGAG GTTGTAAAAATCCACAGCGTGCTGAAAAATCTGTTGGACAGCATCCTTGGAGACAGTCTCCTGGATCTGATCGATTCAAAGATG CCTAGGCTGCTGAACTCTCTGCCATCGCCATTCAGAGAAGAAATTGCGGCATTAAGTAATTCCTCAGGCCTCCCACTCG GTGAAGTGGTGCTGTACAACGTGTTTTATGAATTCTTCACCGTGTGCACGTCGATAGTGGCGGAAGACTCTAACG GGAAATTGTATCATGCACGTAACCTCGACTTTGGTCTCTTTCTTGG GTGGGATTCCCGCAACCACACCTGGGCCATGACTGAAGCACTGAGGCCAACGATTGTTAACCTGGATTTTCAGAGGTCCGGCCAAACTGTCTTTAAGGCAGCTGGGTTTGCGGGTTATGTGGGAATTCTTACAGCGCTTAAACCG AATGCTTTCTCCCTGACTGTGAATGAGCGCTTCCGTCTGGATGGCGGCTACATTG GCATAATCGAGTGGCTTCTCGGTGACCACAGTGAACACTGGGTTGGATTCTTCACGAGGCAAATTATGGAAAATATCACAGACTATGAAACTGCAAAGCGTACCATCATTACGACCAAACTGCTTTCTCCGGCTTACTTTATCCTGGGAGGAAACAAGTCTGGGGAG ggcgtGATTTTGACCAAGGACCGCAGCAGCCAAACATCAGATGTTTATGGGCTCCAGGACACCCCGGACAGGTGGTTTGTTCTAGAGACAAACTATGACCATTGGAAAACACCGCCGTCGTATGACGACCGACGTAACCCAGGCATGAACTGTATGAGAAACATGTCCCAACAG AATCTTGGATTTGATGGCCTTTTCAACGTACTGTCTTCCCAGCCGGTGCTCAACCAG TTGACAACATACACTGCCTTAATGGAAGTGTCGACTGGCAAGCTGGAGACCTACATTCAAGACTGCCGTGACCCCTGCCCGCTTTTCTAA
- the LOC135394709 gene encoding copper transport protein ATOX1-like, producing the protein MSSQVHEFKVEMTCEGCSGAVKRVLGKLEGQGVNKVEIDLPSQRVLVDSTLSSDKLLEVLKKTGKSCSYIGAKA; encoded by the exons ATGTCGTCGCAG GTGCATGAATTCAAAGTCGAGATGACATGTGAAGGATGTTCTGGAGCTGTCAAACGGGTGCTCGGTAAATTGGAAG GCCAAGGTGTCAACAAAGTTGAGATTGACCTTCCAAGCCAGCGAGTGCTTGTAGATTCGACACTCTCTTCTGACAAGTTGCTTGAGGTGCTCAAGAAGACTGGGAAGTCTTGCTCGTACATAGGAGCCAAGGCATAA